The following coding sequences lie in one Spinacia oleracea cultivar Varoflay chromosome 1, BTI_SOV_V1, whole genome shotgun sequence genomic window:
- the LOC130466119 gene encoding uncharacterized protein — protein MSSSRIKANPQAASMYLKVVFNAEIEKEKKGDPNITKWFLIPYHQENHWILYVLDLRRGCAYIFDSAIGSNRENSAWGILCLAYQVYKFNDGICPNRATMQGLKGFHVKCAQQVGAHECGYYVMKFMHEIVTLHHNTDERLDNAYTPRNAPYTDEEIDVVREQWAKFFTTEYLFT, from the exons ATGTCAAGCTCTAGAATCAAGGCCAACCCTCAGGCTGCATCAATGTATTTGAAAGTAGTTTTCAatgctgaaattgaaaaggagaagaagGGTGATCCTAACATTACCAAGTGGTTTTTGATCCCATACCATCAAGA AaatcattggattttgtacgtGTTAGACCTACGTAGAGGTTGTGCGTATATTTTCGACTCTGCGATAGGTTCCAACCGAGAAAATAGTGCATGGGGAATCTTGTGTTT ggcataccaagtgtacaagtttAATGATGGGATTTGTCCGAATAGAGCGACTATGCAGGGGTTGAAAGGCTTCCATGTAAAG tgtgctcaacaagtcggcgcccacgagtgtggctattacgttatgaagttcatgcatGAAATAGTCACGTTACACCATAACACTGATGAGCGGTTAGACAAT gcttacactccaagaaatgcgccttataccgatgaggaaatagatgtggttcgtgagcaatgggctaagttttttacaaccgagtatttatttacttag